GATTCCCCCAAGCGAAATAGGAAGCATGGCTATTATTGTTACCACAGGTACTATAAAGATGAAATCGACAAGATTCAGCTCTATCCCCAGCGCTCTTGCTGCAAGCCAGTAATTCAGTATTACTGCAAACTGCAGCGTTATACTGTAAAACATGACCTTTACAAGAACCCATTTGAATTTTTTAAATGAAAGAAAAGTCTTATAAACATTTCTGAGTTTCTCAAATAATTTTGATAAAAATCTGATTTTACCGGCAAGTTTTTTAAGTCCCGGTATGTTTGGATTAAGAACAAGGAAAAAAAGCAGAAAGCTTATTGCAACAAAAATAATTATGGGTATTATTATGGACTTTTCGCCAATAGTGGTAAATCCCAGAAATAAAGCAACGATTGCAAATAATCCTGAAGCAATAATACCTGAGAGTCTTTCAATTACTATAACCGATACAGAAGAACTCATGGGAAAACCGGTTTTTTTCGTAACATCATAAGCTCTGTAAACATCCCCGCCGATACTTGTGGGAAGAAAATTGTTAAAAAGCATT
This sequence is a window from Actinomycetota bacterium. Protein-coding genes within it:
- a CDS encoding flippase-like domain-containing protein; the protein is MAAIKKIKAFYRKRKKIINTTLRLAISLGLIIFLIFSQFKDFRTIASNLKDINILLLGLSFLTHAYGIWITAFRWQTLLKTQNVNTSISFLSGSVLVGMLFNNFLPTSIGGDVYRAYDVTKKTGFPMSSSVSVIVIERLSGIIASGLFAIVALFLGFTTIGEKSIIIPIIIFVAISFLLFFLVLNPNIPGLKKLAGKIRFLSKLFEKLRNVYKTFLSFKKFKWVLVKVMFYSITLQFAVILNYWLAARALGIELNLVDFIFIVPVVTIIAMLPISLGGIGVREGSLVFMMVKLGAQNEKAAMCSLLLFAMLVILAIAGGVVYGARPIIEKKEKDKLL